The following coding sequences lie in one Eremothecium sinecaudum strain ATCC 58844 chromosome IV, complete sequence genomic window:
- the CDC123 gene encoding cell proliferation protein CDC123 (Syntenic homolog of Ashbya gossypii ADR081C; Syntenic homolog of Saccharomyces cerevisiae YLR215C (CDC123); Tandem gene duplication in Ashbya gossypii): MDEDFARLTEIPVSKEHIKNCAFSAWYDKFKGHTPRAVIIKPLPAIFIQYLEQDGIRLVGKDCEDSSFQKLERSLENDYSDWEDAEDGETSSIDDEEAEKPILPKVDFPELHKELSEVFNRFSAVTPKLNWSSPKDATWIIPNGTMKCKEANDIYLLLNASNYVMHDLQHAFSECKDLDDSADVEYELVLREWFDINPALEFRVFVRDGNIIGISQRDLNYYDFLAPLKKTLKAKIEEFLYHEVLEKFPDDCFVADIYIPRPFTKVWLIDINPFGRKTDPLMFSWTELVTSYEEDDSYDFRLITEHNIGRFASKEHSENQVPTDIVEASLDPDTLRELTSKWKELLSMQQNEEVDQ; this comes from the coding sequence ATGGATGAAGATTTTGCTAGGCTGACTGAGATCCCTGTCTCGAAAGAGCATATTAAGAACTGTGCTTTTTCAGCATGGTATGACAAATTTAAAGGCCATACTCCTAGAGCTGTGATTATTAAACCGTTACCTGCCATATTTATTCAATATTTGGAGCAAGATGGGATTAGGTTAGTAGGAAAAGATTGCGAGGATTCGTCATTTCAAAAGCTTGAAAGGTCTTTAGAAAACGATTATAGTGACTGGGAAGATGCGGAAGATGGAGAAACTAGCTCtattgatgatgaggaagCTGAAAAACCAATCCTACCTAAAGTTGACTTTCCTGAATTGCATAAGGAGCTTTCTGAAGTATTTAATCGGTTTTCTGCTGTTACCCCAAAACTTAACTGGTCATCTCCAAAAGATGCTACTTGGATCATTCCCAATGGTACTATGAAATGTAAAGAAGCAAACGATATATATCTTCTACTAAATGCTTCTAATTATGTGATGCATGATCTTCAGCATGCCTTTTCCGAATGTAAGGACTTGGATGACAGCGCTGACGTAGAATACGAGCTGGTCCTACGAGAATGGTTTGATATCAATCCAGCTTTAGAGTTCCGCGTATTTGTGCGGGATGGGAACATAATAGGAATTTCGCAGAGAGATCTGAACTATTACGATTTCTTGGCACCTTTAAAAAAGACTCTAAAAGCCAAGATTGAGGAGTTTCTGTATCATGAGGTACTAGAGAAGTTTCCCGATGACTGCTTTGTCGCAGACATTTACATTCCAAGACCTTTTACGAAGGTTTGGCTTATCGATATAAACCCATTTGGAAGGAAAACAGATCCTCTAATGTTCAGCTGGACCGAACTTGTTACCTCatatgaagaagacgaCAGCTATGATTTCCGTTTAATCACCGAGCATAATATTGGTCGATTTGCTTCGAAAGAGCATTCAGAAAACCAGGTCCCTACAGATATCGTTGAGGCTAGCTTAGATCCAGATACTCTCAGGGAGTTAACTAGCAAATGGAAAGAGCTGCTTTCAATGCAGCAgaatgaagaagttgatCAATAG
- the FRE1 gene encoding ferric/cupric-chelate reductase (Syntenic homolog of Ashbya gossypii ADR080W; Syntenic homolog of Saccharomyces cerevisiae YLR214W (FRE1)), producing MKWGSWLFAFTCLAVYANALVLVDSTLASACIYYDKGFDWGCNSTGNGHKAYRCRCKNVNWLGTVTNCIYTTSNSTKAIDRALKHVARRCKEKGVGDYTLNDMKRIYENGTAYLRDPVPADRTDVVNTTLRVNATEFEWYYRQFQAFTSSVEKTEWLGRGLVFYWCAVVGIATLVNVLDKLFGLRLLNNNWIRKNILIPSIYKEYHERTYFFAKIIPLNFPTRLEWLVAATFVTLTVVFCVFGYEMELPHPYFTSRWFKDLSLVSYRTDILAISLFPIIFFFGIRNNPFLVLTGIPYRTFNFYHKCCSYVCCVLAIIHSVIWTVYSKSKEGGGYNAWWKDAYFQWGVFATVLISLLIAHSDKIIRSYSYEFFLVIHNLFAIFFIICMYFHLQSLGWLGWVWSMIGIFCFDRIARVCRIILCGGLQTATLTDVGNVVKVTFKKPRLFNYSPGTFVYMYFISAKDPWFYLFQSHPFTVLNTPFVEDGNVTVYFKPQKGITRHIMNRLLTSSKGSVQCNILVEGPYGTSLPQRYVPNDRFVGVAAGLGVTAVYTHFVNILEKNPEGNHVFYWLINDLAHLDWFSQELRFLCSKNCPVNILYTRGKVEDNESLSTELDLKKVANELSITNLPQRVDLRLLVSEETAISQKVLQDVTFIGCGSATFNDQLRYAIQNSISKNMNINVSLQEESFTW from the coding sequence ATGAAGTGGGGATCTTGGCTATTTGCTTTCACGTGCTTGGCCGTGTATGCCAACGCCCTAGTGCTGGTAGATTCTACACTTGCATCTGCATGCATTTATTATGATAAAGGGTTTGACTGGGGTTGCAATAGTACTGGTAATGGACATAAGGCTTATCGCTGTCGGTGTAAGAATGTGAATTGGCTAGGCACTGTTACCAATTGTATCTATACGACCTCAAACTCAACAAAAGCGATCGACAGAGCTTTGAAGCATGTTGCAAGACGTTGCAAGGAGAAGGGCGTGGGAGACTACACTCTAAATGACATGAAGCGTATCTACGAGAATGGGACTGCGTACCTAAGAGATCCCGTACCAGCTGATAGAACTGACGTCGTTAATACGACTCTGAGAGTCAATGCTACTGAGTTTGAATGGTATTATAGACAGTTCCAGGCATTTACGTCTTCAGTTGAGAAAACGGAATGGCTTGGACGTGGCTTGGTGTTCTACTGGTGTGCGGTGGTTGGAATTGCTACTCTAGTTAATGTACTTGACAAACTGTTTGGTTTGCGGCTTTTGAACAATAATTGGATCAGgaaaaatattttaattcCTTCCATATACAAGGAATACCACGAGCGGACTTACTTTTTTGCGAAGATCATCCCACTAAACTTTCCAACAAGACTGGAATGGCTAGTGGCAGCTACGTTTGTTACACTTACAGTGGTTTTCTGTGTTTTCGGTTACGAGATGGAGTTACCGCATCCGTACTTCACTTCCCGGTGGTTCAAAGATTTGTCTCTGGTCAGTTACAGGACTGATATTTTGGCGATTTCCCTCTTTCCTATtatatttttctttggcATTCGTAACAATCCGTTTTTGGTTTTAACAGGCATACCATATAGGACCTTCAACTTTTATCACAAGTGCTGCTCTTATGTTTGCTGTGTTCTAGCAATAATCCATTCCGTAATATGGACTGTATACTCTAAATCTAAAGAAGGAGGTGGGTATAATGCATGGTGGAAAGACGCATACTTTCAGTGGGGTGTGTTTGCAACTGTGTTGATTTCGTTGTTGATTGCTCATAGTGATAAAATTATAAGAAGTTACTCCTATGAATTTTTCCTTGTGATTCATAACTTATTCGCCATCTTTTTCATTATTTGCATGTACTTCCATCTTCAATCTCTGGGCTGGCTAGGCTGGGTATGGTCAATGATAGGCATATTTTGCTTTGATAGAATAGCCCGTGTATGTCGTATTATCCTATGCGGAGGACTTCAAACGGCTACTCTAACTGATGTTGGAAACGTCGTTAAGGTAACTTTTAAAAAGCCCAGACTGTTCAATTACTCCCCAGGTACATTTGTGTACATGTACTTCATAAGCGCGAAAGACCCATGGTTTTACCTCTTTCAATCGCATCCATTCACGGTTCTTAATACTCCGTTTGTTGAAGATGGCAACGTAACAGTCTATTTCAAGCCCCAAAAGGGTATAACTAGGCATATAATGAACAGGCTACTGACTTCTTCGAAGGGTTCAGTTCAGTGCAATATTTTAGTTGAAGGTCCTTATGGGACTTCTTTGCCTCAGCGCTATGTTCCGAATGATAGGTTTGTCGGGGTCGCTGCCGGATTAGGAGTTACAGCTGTGTATACTCATTTTGTTAATATTCTGGAAAAGAATCCGGAAGGTAACCATGTCTTCTACTGGCTAATCAACGACCTAGCACATTTGGATTGGTTTTCTCAAGAATTACGTTTCCTATGCTCAAAGAATTGTCCCGTCAACATCCTTTACACAAGAGGTAAAGTAGAAGACAATGAATCTTTAAGCACCGAACTAGATTTAAAAAAAGTCGCTAACGAACTAAGTATCACAAATTTACCTCAAAGAGTAGATTTGAGGTTACTCGTCAGCGAAGAAACCGCTATATCTCAGAAGGTATTACAAGATGTTACATTCATTGGATGCGGTTCTGCTACGTTTAATGACCAATTGCGTTACGCAATACAAAATTCAATTTCTAAGAACATGAACATAAATGTCAGCTTACAAGAAGAAAGCTTCACCTGGTAG
- the CDC43 gene encoding protein geranylgeranyltransferase type I subunit CDC43 (Syntenic homolog of Ashbya gossypii AGR384C; Syntenic homolog of Saccharomyces cerevisiae YGL155W (CDC43)), which yields MELFVKKHVKFMDRHLRLLPAEYQQHDPNKMVIIYYAIVGSACLGEDVVEKYGESITWLHSLNMKYVLNDGTRISGYLANGYLRSAEVPIISLSNTLFAALVFLTLGDYEFFETNENKESLCAFVGRCQLKDGSFVSTLDLNQEGKASSTDSKDLRFCYMAVSLLHILGCNTLDDYNKYIDVEKLLSFVMCKCCADGAFGDFGEPHAGYTSCALSLLKLLNKLDILSEDFKTKTIDWLVHRQVSATGMVPLPVDNDNYYMEDHGGFQGRANKQADTCYAFWCLNSLSILDSAGLIDTEQIKEYLLLQTQNKLVGGFGKDNESDPDLYHSYLGIAALSLIDGTFDGILCITKQCRDQWVNSKS from the coding sequence ATGGAGCTTTTTGTGAAGAAACATGTCAAGTTCATGGACCGTCATTTACGGTTATTGCCAGCAGAGTATCAACAACATGACCCTAATAAAATGGTTATAATCTATTACGCAATTGTAGGAAGTGCATGCTTAGGCGAGGATGTAGTTGAAAAATATGGTGAAAGCATTACATGGTTGCACTCGCTTAATATGAAATATGTGTTAAATGATGGTACTAGAATATCAGGGTACTTAGCTAACGGGTATTTACGGTCAGCTGAAGTGCCAATAATTAGCCTTTCTAACACCCTCTTCGCAGCCCTAGTGTTTCTAACACTGGGAGACTATGAATTCTTTGAAACTAATGAAAATAAAGAGTCACTCTGTGCATTTGTTGGTAGATGTCAGTTGAAAGATGGCTCGTTTGTTTCAACCTTAGATCTTAATCAGGAAGGTAAAGCATCTTCAACAGATTCCAAAGATCTGAGATTCTGCTATATGGCAGTATCGCTACTGCATATATTGGGTTGCAATACACTAGACGACTATAATAAGTATATTGATGTTGAGAAGCTGTTAAGTTTTGTGATGTGTAAATGTTGCGCAGATGGTGCTTTTGGTGACTTTGGCGAACCGCATGCAGGGTATACTTCTTGCGCATTATCGTTGCTAAAACTACTCAATAAACTTGATATTTTATCTGAAGACTTCAAGACTAAAACCATTGATTGGCTTGTACATAGACAGGTATCTGCCACAGGTATGGTTCCATTACCTGTCGATAACGACAATTACTACATGGAGGATCATGGTGGATTCCAAGGAAGAGCAAATAAGCAAGCAGATACATGTTATGCATTCTGGTGTCTAAATTCCCTATCCATTCTGGACTCTGCTGGGTTAATAGACACGGAACAAATAAAAGAATATCTATTATTACAAACTCAAAATAAACTTGTAGGAGGCTTCGGAAAGGACAATGAATCAGATCCTGATTTATATCATTCTTACCTTGGAATTGCTGCGTTATCTTTAATAGATGGAACTTTTGATGGTATTCTATGCATTACTAAACAGTGTCGTGATCAATGGGTTAATTCTAAAAGTTAA
- the CCT4 gene encoding chaperonin-containing T-complex subunit CCT4 (Syntenic homolog of Ashbya gossypii ADR083W; Syntenic homolog of Saccharomyces cerevisiae YDL143W (CCT4)) translates to MPPKVSANNSTFKNREKPAEVRKANIIAARAVADAIRTSLGPKGMDKMIKTSRGEIIISNDGHTILRQMAILHPVAKMLVEVSGAQDAEAGDGTTSVVILTGALLGAAEKLLGKGIHPTIIAESFQRAARRSVEILLEMSHKISLQDRESLICAATTSLSSKIVSQYSYFLAPLAVDCVLSIADESSTNVDLKNIRLIKKVGGTIDDTEIIDGVVLTQNVVKNAGGPTRIEKAKIGLIQFQISPPKPDTENNIIVNDYRQMDKILKEERAYLLNICKKIKKAKCNVLLIQKSILRDAVNELALHFLSKLNIMVVKDIERDEIEFLSKSLGCKPISDVELFAEDRLGSADLIEEIESDGTKIVKISGVKKSATKPTVSCIIRGANNVMLDEVERSLHDAFCVIRCLVKERALISGGGAPEIEVSRILMKESRALEGVEAFVWQEFAEALEIIPTTLAENAGLNSIKVVTELRSRHENGESNAGISVRRSGTTNTYDEHILQPVLVNTSAITLASECVKSVLRIDDITLSR, encoded by the coding sequence ATGCCACCTAAAGTCAGTGCTAATAATTCTACTTTTAAGAATAGAGAAAAACCAGCCGAGGTGCGTAAAGCTAATATCATTGCTGCGCGTGCAGTAGCAGACGCGATCCGTACATCCTTAGGACCAAAAGGTATGGATAAAATGATTAAAACTTCGAGAGGTGAGATTATTATTTCAAATGATGGTCATACAATCCTAAGACAAATGGCAATTTTACACCCAGTGGCTAAAATGCTTGTTGAAGTATCTGGTGCTCAAGATGCGGAAGCTGGTGATGGTACAACATCAGTTGTAATTTTAACAGGTGCTCTTTTAGGTGCAGCTGAAAAGTTACTAGGGAAAGGTATACATCCTACGATAATTGCAGAGTCGTTTCAACGTGCTGCTCGGAGATCTGTTGAGATCTTACTAGAAATGTCCCACAAAATTTCATTACAGGATAGGGAATCATTAATTTGTGCGGCAACTACTTCCTTAAGTTCTAAAATTGTTTCACAGTACTCATACTTTTTGGCTCCATTAGCAGTAGACTGTGTCCTAAGTATTGCAGACGAAAGTTCTACAAACGTGGACTTGAAAAATATTCGTCTCATCAAGAAGGTTGGGGGTACCATTGACGATACTGAGATTATTGACGGCGTTGTTTTGACTCAAAATGTTGTCAAGAATGCAGGTGGTCCAACTAGAATTGAGAAGGCTAAGATAGGGTTGATACAATTCCAAATTTCTCCTCCAAAACCAGACACTGAGAACAATATTATTGTTAATGATTACAGACAAATGGACAAAATATTGAAAGAAGAAAGAGCTTACTTGTTGAATATTTGTAAGAAGATTAAGAAGGCAAAATGTAACGTGTTACTCATCCAGAAATCTATCTTGAGAGACGCGGTGAATGAGTTAGCTTTACATTTCTTGTCCAAACTCAACATCATGGTTGTGAAGGATATCGAGAGagatgaaattgaattCTTGTCTAAAAGTTTAGGATGTAAGCCAATCTCAGATGTAGAGCTTTTTGCCGAAGATAGGTTGGGTTCTGCTGATTTGATAGAGGAGATTGAAAGTGACGGTACTAAGATCGTTAAAATTTCCGGTGTTAAGAAAAGTGCTACAAAGCCAACAGTTTCCTGCATAATTCGTGGCGCTAACAATGTTATGTTAGATGAAGTCGAGCGCTCCCTACATGATGCATTCTGTGTCATTCGTTGTTTGGTTAAGGAAAGAGCTTTGATTTCCGGTGGTGGTGCTCCAGAAATCGAGGTATCACGTATTTTGATGAAGGAATCTAGGGCTCTAGAAGGTGTAGAGGCATTTGTTTGGCAAGAATTCGCAGAGGCATTGGAAATTATTCCTACCACTTTGGCAGAAAATGCTGGTCTCAACAGCATTAAAGTAGTTACCGAGTTACGTTCTAGACACGAGAATGGGGAATCAAATGCCGGCATTTCTGTTAGACGTTCCGGTACAACAAATACATACGATGAGCACATCCTGCAGCCAGTATTGGTAAACACAAGTGCAATTACCCTTGCATCCGAATGTGTTAAATCCGTCCTTCGTATTGACGATATAACCCTCAGTCGCTAA
- the HEM25 gene encoding Hem25p (Syntenic homolog of Ashbya gossypii AGR383W; Syntenic homolog of Saccharomyces cerevisiae YDL119C) — protein sequence MSENIPMHKAHLVSGFFGGLTSVVLFQPLELLKTRVQQNGNKGVLRTLRELTSVTELWRGTVPSILRTSIGSALYMSLLNLTRTMIATTQAHQRTSVLPKLSMYENLLCGTFSRAVLGVITLPLTVIKSRCESTLYSYKSMSQAISHIYRTEGLRGFMTGLSSTVMRDAPYAGIYVLLYEQAKTQLPNLIYGTTEEGVGAAMLGTYRSTLTNITCAALAAALATTITAPFDIIKTRMQLDPKKYSRFTKTTLLIAKDESIKTFFDGLGLRLARKTLSAGIAWGIYEEMVKVITLRAAN from the coding sequence ATGTCTGAGAATATTCCTATGCATAAAGCCCATTTAGTGAGTGGCTTCTTTGGTGGTTTAACTTCCGTCGTTCTTTTCCAGCCATTAGAATTACTTAAAACAAGGGTACAACAAAATGGTAATAAAGGCGTCTTAAGAACACTTCGGGAGCTTACCTCAGTCACTGAGCTTTGGAGAGGTACGGTACCGTCAATTTTGAGAACATCTATTGGAAGTGCATTATATATGTCATTATTAAATCTGACAAGAACAATGATTGCTACGACCCAAGCTCATCAGAGAACCAGTGTGTTGCCAAAACTATCAATGTATGAAAATTTACTCTGTGGAACGTTTAGTCGAGCTGTTTTGGGGGTTATAACATTGCCGCTTACTGTTATTAAGTCGAGATGTGAATCGACCTTATACTCATATAAAAGCATGTCACAAGCTATTTCTCATATATACCGAACGGAAGGACTTCGAGGGTTTATGACTGGACTTAGTAGTACGGTAATGAGAGATGCTCCATATGCAGGGATATATGTGCTATTATATGAGCAAGCGAAAACACAACTTCCTAATCTTATATATGGCACTACAGAGGAGGGCGTAGGCGCCGCAATGCTTGGCACATACCGCTCCACCTTAACAAATATAACATGTGCAGCACTGGCGGCTGCTTTAGCGACAACTATAACCGCACCATTCGATATCATAAAGACAAGAATGCAATTAGATCCAAAGAAGTACAGCAGATTTACAAAAACTACCTTACTTATTGCTAAAGATGAGAGTATAAAAACATTTTTTGATGGGTTGGGATTAAGATTAGCTCGTAAGACGTTAAGTGCAGGGATTGCATGGGGAATTTATGAGGAAATGGTTAAAGTTATCACACTGCGAGCAGCAAATTAG
- the CRD1 gene encoding cardiolipin synthase (Syntenic homolog of Ashbya gossypii ADR084C; Syntenic homolog of Saccharomyces cerevisiae YDL142C (CRD1)) — MFNSLLLPRLAFQARSTTFLSVSNICLRSGISTRKYSTLKPNDLNPKKPKFTASAWTIPNALTISRIATAPLVGYCIITNSIVPAFCLFTYSCVTDFLDGYIARKYNIRSMAGTILDPIADKFLMIVSTVALTFPPGPQLIPLWIASLILGRDILLGLSAIYFRYASMIYAYSKVSWGSFWNIISYPSAEVRPTMISKVNTLLQMVYLGWAVVLLMIGTEDKDKDTKEPPANGWLYKGFTYLGYLVGTTTVLSGASYVFNKNTVKYFKRNQ; from the coding sequence ATGTTCAATTCGCTATTATTGCCTAGGCTAGCGTTCCAAGCACGATCAACTACATTCTTATCAGTTTCCAACATTTGCCTAAGAAGTGGCATTTCCACACGCAAGTATTCCACTCTGAAGCCGAATGATTTAAATCCTAAGAAACCAAAATTCACCGCATCGGCATGGACTATTCCTAATGCATTGACCATCTCAAGAATAGCAACAGCACCACTTGTGGGTTACTGTATCATCACAAATAGCATAGTACCAGCGTTTTGCTTATTCACCTATTCATGTGTGACGGACTTCTTGGATGGATATATCGCCAGGAAATATAATATCCGATCAATGGCCGGTACTATTTTGGATCCAATTGCCGATAAGTTCTTAATGATTGTTAGTACTGTAGCGTTGACATTTCCACCGGGTCCACAATTAATTCCATTATGGATTGCATCACTCATATTGGGAAGAGATATTTTATTAGGACTAAGTGCAATATATTTTCGCTATGCGTCGATGATATATGCTTACTCAAAAGTTTCATGGGGATCATTTTGGAACATCATTAGCTATCCTAGTGCAGAAGTTAGACCAACTATGATTTCAAAAGTGAACACGCTGTTACAGATGGTGTATTTGGGATGGGCAGTTGTTCTCCTAATGATAGGAACTGAAGATAAAGATAAAGATACAAAGGAACCACCTGCTAATGGTTGGTTATATAAAGGCTTTACCTATCTTGGCTACTTGGTAGGTACTACTACCGTGCTAAGTGGAGCTTCTTATGTGTTTAATAAGAATACTGtgaaatatttcaaaagGAACCAGTGA
- a CDS encoding uncharacterized protein (Syntenic homolog of Ashbya gossypii ADR079C; Syntenic homolog of Saccharomyces cerevisiae YDL144C) yields MSKNCLIIGAGAVGIVTAYSLAYNKRSKVSIVVRSDYDKITKDGILLDSSEYGVIEGWRPNKVYRDTRSVKEDGEFYDYVIVSMKSIPDVKFEETLSYVLQPVLDSNREISPDRLTSVMLIQNGIGIEMSVADHFDKQKYNYVLLSGVQKISATKVAPGHVLQQSLDNLTVGPFDQSDAVAIKSAQEFIEIYSNEKLNLVIFDDDVKASRWRKLLYNAVISPVSTLVALDAMRLFKFGEYENSTEENIIRPAMREVIAVAKSEGVTIEESLCDRFIDSAKTLTFKPSMCVDAENGRLMELEVLLGNPVRIAKKNGVPVPMLSLFYHLLMLLQNKIKESKGMIAIDQNGRIG; encoded by the coding sequence ATGTCAAAAAATTGTTTAATTATAGGTGCCGGTGCTGTTGGTATTGTCACTGCGTATTCCTTGGCGTATAATAAAAGAAGTAAAGTTTCCATTGTTGTTAGGTCTGATTACGATAAAATAACCAAAGACGGTATACTTTTAGACTCGTCCGAATATGGTGTTATTGAAGGCTGGAGGCCTAATAAGGTATATCGCGACACGCGGTCAGTTAAAGAGGACGGTGAGTTTTATGACTATGTGATAGTTTCTATGAAGAGCATTCCAGATGtaaaatttgaagaaacTCTGTCCTATGTTTTACAACCAGTCCTTGATTCCAACAGGGAAATTTCTCCCGATCGTTTGACTAGCGTAATGTTGATTCAGAATGGAATTGGTATTGAAATGTCCGTCGCGGATCATTTTGACAAACAAAAATACAACTACGTGCTTTTATCCGGGGTCCAGAAGATCTCCGCTACGAAGGTTGCACCAGGTCATGTTCTCCAGCAGTCTCTTGATAACCTAACTGTTGGTCCTTTTGATCAGTCTGATGCAGTGGCGATCAAAAGTGCCCAAGAGTTTATTGAAATTTACAGTAATGAGAAGTTGAATCTAGTAATTTTTGATGATGACGTAAAAGCAAGCAGATGGAGGAAGCTCTTGTATAATGCTGTCATTTCTCCTGTGTCAACTCTAGTTGCATTAGATGCGATGCGGCTATTCAAATTTGGAGAGTACGAAAATTCTACTGAGGAGAACATTATACGCCCTGCTATGAGGGAAGTCATTGCAGTTGCGAAAAGCGAGGGTGTCACAATAGAAGAAAGCTTATGCGACAGGTTTATCGATAGTGCTAAGACACTGACATTTAAGCCATCTATGTGTGTCGATGCGGAAAATGGGCGCTTGATGGAATTAGAAGTTCTCTTGGGTAACCCAGTGAGAATTGCCAAGAAAAACGGCGTTCCAGTGCCAATGTTATCTCTCTTCTACCACTTGCTAATGCTTTTGCAGAATAAGATCAAAGAGTCGAAGGGCATGATAGCCATTGACCAAAATGGCAGAATTGGATAG